In Streptococcus uberis, a single window of DNA contains:
- the purM gene encoding phosphoribosylformylglycinamidine cyclo-ligase codes for MTEKNAYAQSGVDVEAGYEVVERIKKHVARTERAGVMGALGGFGGMFDLSKTGVKEPVLISGTDGVGTKLMLAIKYDKHDTIGQDCVAMCVNDIIAAGAEPLYFLDYIATGKNEPAKLEQVVAGVAEGCVQAGAALIGGETAEMPGMYGEDDYDLAGFAVGIAEKSQIIDGSKVSEGDVLLGLASSGIHSNGYSLVRRVFADYEGEAILPELEGKALKEVLLEPTRIYVKAVLPLVKENLVNGIAHITGGGFIENVPRMFSEELAAEIWEEKVPVLPIFKALETYGEIKHDEMFEIFNMGIGMMLAVKAENVARVKELLDEPVYEIGRIIKKEDKSVIIK; via the coding sequence ATGACTGAAAAAAATGCTTATGCTCAATCTGGTGTTGATGTTGAAGCGGGTTATGAGGTTGTAGAACGTATCAAAAAACATGTTGCCCGAACGGAACGTGCTGGCGTGATGGGAGCACTTGGTGGTTTCGGTGGCATGTTTGACCTTTCTAAAACTGGTGTTAAAGAACCTGTTTTGATTTCTGGTACGGATGGTGTTGGTACAAAATTAATGCTAGCTATTAAATATGACAAGCATGATACCATCGGTCAAGATTGCGTTGCCATGTGTGTTAATGATATCATTGCTGCAGGTGCAGAGCCACTTTATTTTCTAGATTACATTGCAACTGGGAAAAATGAACCTGCCAAATTAGAACAGGTGGTTGCAGGTGTTGCGGAAGGTTGTGTTCAAGCTGGTGCTGCCTTAATTGGTGGAGAAACTGCTGAAATGCCAGGCATGTATGGTGAAGATGACTATGATTTAGCAGGTTTTGCTGTAGGGATTGCTGAAAAATCACAAATTATTGATGGCTCAAAAGTTTCTGAAGGCGATGTTTTGTTAGGTTTGGCCTCTAGTGGCATTCATTCTAACGGCTACTCTCTTGTTCGTCGTGTCTTTGCTGATTATGAAGGCGAAGCCATTTTACCTGAACTTGAAGGCAAGGCTTTGAAAGAAGTCCTTTTAGAACCTACTCGTATCTATGTTAAAGCTGTGCTTCCATTAGTAAAAGAGAACCTTGTAAATGGGATTGCGCATATCACAGGTGGTGGTTTTATCGAAAACGTGCCACGCATGTTTTCTGAGGAATTGGCAGCTGAAATCTGGGAAGAAAAAGTCCCTGTTTTGCCTATTTTCAAAGCTTTGGAGACATATGGTGAGATTAAACATGATGAAATGTTTGAAATCTTTAATATGGGAATTGGCATGATGCTTGCTGTAAAAGCAGAAAATGTGGCTCGTGTTAAGGAATTGCTTGATGAACCTGTTTATGAAATTGGCCGAATCATTAAAAAAGAAGATAAGAGTGTTATCATCAAATGA
- the purN gene encoding phosphoribosylglycinamide formyltransferase, giving the protein MSKKIAVFASGNGSNFQVIAEQFQVALVFSDHRDAYVLERANKLGVNAVAFELKEFDNKQAYEEKIVQLLDDHNIDLVCLAGYMKIVGPTLLEAYQGKMINIHPAYLPEFPGAHGIEDAWQAGVEQSGVTIHWVDSGVDTGQIIKQVRVPRLKEDTIESFEARIHEAEYKLYPEVIRELLADKS; this is encoded by the coding sequence ATGAGCAAAAAGATAGCTGTTTTTGCCTCTGGTAATGGGTCGAATTTTCAGGTCATAGCCGAGCAGTTCCAGGTAGCCTTGGTCTTTTCAGACCATCGAGATGCCTATGTCTTAGAGCGTGCTAACAAGTTAGGTGTCAATGCTGTCGCTTTTGAACTCAAAGAGTTTGACAACAAGCAGGCCTATGAAGAAAAAATTGTCCAATTACTGGATGATCATAATATTGACCTTGTTTGTTTAGCAGGTTACATGAAAATTGTTGGACCAACCTTATTAGAAGCCTACCAGGGTAAAATGATAAACATTCATCCAGCCTATTTACCAGAATTTCCAGGTGCCCATGGCATCGAAGATGCTTGGCAAGCAGGTGTTGAGCAGTCAGGTGTAACCATTCATTGGGTGGACAGTGGCGTAGATACTGGCCAAATAATCAAACAAGTCCGTGTCCCACGCCTGAAAGAAGATACCATTGAAAGCTTTGAAGCTAGAATCCATGAAGCAGAATACAAGTTGTATCCTGAGGTTATTAGAGAGCTCCTTGCGGATAAGTCATAA
- the purH gene encoding bifunctional phosphoribosylaminoimidazolecarboxamide formyltransferase/IMP cyclohydrolase, with protein sequence MTKRALISVSDKAGIVDFAQELKKLGWDIISTGGTKTALDTAGIKTIAIDDITGFPEMMDGRVKTLHPNIHGGLLARRDLDTHLKAAQENGIELIDLVVVNLYPFKETILRPDVTYAQAVENIDIGGPSMLRSAAKNHASVTVVVDPSDYERVLAELTEIGETTYETRQALAAKVFRHTAAYDALIAEYFTAQVGETKPEKLTLTYDLKQEMRYGENPQQAADFYQKALPTDYSIASAKQLNGKELSFNNIRDADAAIRIIRDFKERPTVVALKHMNPCGIGQADTIEKAWDYAYEADSVSIFGGIVVLNREVDKATAEKMHPIFLEIIIAPSYSDEALAILTNKKKNLRILQLPFEGQTASEIETEYTGVVGGMLVQNQDVIEEKADAWEVVTERQPSDDEKEALEFAWRAIKYVKSNGILIANNHMTLGVGPGQTNRVASVRIAIEQAKDRLEGAALASDAFFPFADNIEEIAAAGIKAIIQPGGSVRDQESIDAANKHGIAMIFTGVRHFRH encoded by the coding sequence ATGACAAAACGTGCACTGATTTCAGTTTCAGATAAAGCGGGCATTGTAGACTTTGCCCAAGAACTCAAAAAATTAGGTTGGGATATTATCTCTACCGGCGGTACTAAAACAGCGCTTGATACTGCTGGAATAAAAACCATTGCTATTGATGATATCACTGGTTTTCCAGAAATGATGGATGGTCGTGTCAAGACGCTTCATCCTAATATTCATGGTGGTCTTTTAGCCCGTCGCGATTTAGATACTCATCTCAAAGCAGCACAAGAAAACGGTATTGAACTTATTGACCTAGTGGTTGTTAATCTTTATCCGTTTAAAGAAACCATCTTACGTCCTGATGTAACCTATGCCCAAGCTGTTGAAAATATCGATATTGGTGGTCCTTCAATGTTACGTTCAGCAGCTAAGAACCATGCTAGTGTGACAGTTGTTGTCGATCCAAGTGATTATGAGCGCGTGCTAGCAGAATTAACTGAAATTGGTGAAACAACCTATGAAACTCGTCAAGCTTTAGCAGCTAAGGTTTTCCGTCATACGGCAGCGTATGATGCTTTAATTGCTGAATATTTCACTGCCCAAGTTGGTGAAACAAAACCTGAAAAACTAACACTTACTTATGATTTGAAACAGGAAATGCGCTATGGAGAAAACCCACAGCAAGCTGCTGATTTCTATCAAAAAGCCTTGCCAACAGATTACTCAATTGCCTCTGCTAAACAATTGAACGGTAAAGAGTTGTCATTTAATAATATTCGTGATGCTGATGCTGCTATCCGTATTATTCGTGATTTCAAAGAACGTCCAACAGTAGTGGCTCTTAAACACATGAATCCGTGTGGTATTGGGCAAGCAGATACTATTGAAAAAGCTTGGGATTATGCCTACGAGGCTGACTCTGTTTCTATCTTTGGTGGCATTGTTGTTCTGAACAGAGAAGTTGACAAAGCGACAGCTGAGAAAATGCACCCTATCTTCCTAGAAATCATTATTGCACCAAGCTATTCAGACGAAGCGCTAGCTATTCTCACAAACAAGAAGAAAAACCTTCGCATTCTCCAATTGCCATTTGAAGGGCAAACTGCTTCAGAAATTGAGACGGAATACACAGGTGTTGTTGGTGGTATGTTGGTTCAAAATCAAGATGTTATTGAGGAAAAAGCTGACGCTTGGGAAGTTGTTACCGAACGTCAACCTAGTGATGACGAAAAAGAAGCTTTGGAATTTGCTTGGCGCGCCATCAAGTACGTCAAGTCAAATGGTATCTTGATTGCCAATAATCATATGACTCTTGGTGTTGGACCTGGTCAAACAAACCGTGTAGCTTCTGTTCGTATTGCTATTGAGCAAGCTAAGGATCGTCTAGAAGGAGCAGCCCTGGCTAGTGATGCCTTTTTCCCATTTGCGGATAACATTGAAGAAATTGCAGCAG